One genomic region from Parcubacteria group bacterium ADurb.Bin159 encodes:
- the pgaC gene encoding Poly-beta-1,6-N-acetyl-D-glucosamine synthase, whose protein sequence is MFSILITTSNEPQTLKKLLNQIFSEKFKEDFEVLVVAPDNKSKDIALSFPKVYFWQDKGKGKPAALNLVVPYIKGDILVLTDGDVLPAKGAIQQLVSALRDNNALGAISGQPVPMNSKDNLFGFFSHFLTFAAHKWRERNMSTGEYLDCSGYLYACRASLFPLLPLDILADDSFVSQEIWKKGHKIGYLAEAKVFVKFPVNLSDWLKQKRRSTGGSQMKNQKSKIKKRNFKQEVFWGIKLFFSYPKNLKEFFWLILLYFLRFYLWLDIFWRIKIKNQANLWQRVESTK, encoded by the coding sequence ATGTTTTCTATTTTAATTACTACTTCTAATGAACCTCAAACTTTAAAGAAACTTCTTAATCAAATTTTTTCCGAAAAGTTCAAAGAAGATTTTGAGGTTTTAGTAGTAGCGCCGGACAACAAATCAAAAGACATTGCTCTTTCTTTCCCTAAGGTTTATTTTTGGCAAGACAAGGGCAAGGGGAAGCCAGCAGCTCTTAATTTAGTTGTTCCTTATATTAAGGGAGATATTTTAGTTTTAACCGATGGAGATGTTTTGCCGGCTAAAGGAGCAATTCAGCAATTAGTAAGCGCCCTAAGAGATAATAATGCTTTAGGCGCTATAAGCGGGCAACCGGTTCCGATGAACTCTAAGGATAATTTATTTGGTTTTTTCTCTCATTTTTTAACTTTTGCTGCTCATAAATGGCGGGAGAGGAATATGTCAACTGGCGAATATTTAGATTGTTCGGGATATCTTTACGCTTGTCGTGCTTCTCTTTTTCCGTTACTGCCGTTAGATATTTTAGCTGATGATTCTTTTGTCTCACAAGAGATATGGAAGAAAGGACACAAAATTGGCTATCTGGCCGAAGCCAAAGTTTTTGTTAAATTCCCTGTTAATCTTTCTGATTGGTTGAAACAAAAACGAAGATCCACTGGAGGGAGTCAAATGAAAAATCAAAAATCAAAGATAAAAAAAAGAAATTTTAAGCAAGAGGTTTTTTGGGGAATAAAATTATTTTTTAGTTATCCGAAAAATTTAAAAGAATTTTTTTGGCTTATTTTGCTTTATTTTCTTCGCTTTTATCTTTGGCTTGATATTTTTTGGCGTATAAAAATTAAAAACCAAGCCAATCTTTGGCAGAGAGTAGAATCTACAAAATAA
- a CDS encoding 2',5' RNA ligase family, whose amino-acid sequence MGKKRCFIAVNFPQWLKDDLNNIINQLKKINHREDINWVKSENCHLTLHFLGYIDERQIEETKKVLSFILSVSSPTNLFLDNFDYFPSLSRPRVFFISLKEKGNSLSSIQSKLGLNLEKIGIRIEERPWHMHLTLARLKIPRPLKIIPFDFSKVKPVPVKSIELMESHLSPFGARYSIIQSFPINH is encoded by the coding sequence ATGGGCAAAAAACGTTGTTTTATTGCTGTTAATTTCCCCCAATGGCTGAAAGACGATTTAAATAACATAATTAATCAATTAAAAAAAATAAATCACCGAGAAGACATTAATTGGGTAAAGTCGGAAAATTGTCATCTTACTCTTCATTTTTTAGGATATATTGATGAAAGACAAATAGAGGAAACAAAAAAGGTTTTGTCTTTTATTCTTTCTGTTTCTTCACCGACTAATTTATTTTTAGACAATTTTGATTATTTCCCTTCACTCTCAAGACCGAGAGTTTTTTTTATTTCTCTTAAAGAAAAAGGAAACAGTTTGTCGTCTATTCAGAGTAAACTTGGCTTAAATTTAGAAAAAATAGGCATTAGAATAGAAGAACGTCCTTGGCATATGCATCTTACTTTGGCTCGCCTTAAAATTCCTCGTCCTCTTAAAATTATTCCCTTCGATTTTTCTAAAGTAAAACCTGTTCCTGTTAAATCTATAGAGTTGATGGAAAGCCATTTATCTCCTTTTGGCGCGCGATATAGTATAATCCAGTCGTTTCCCATAAACCATTAA
- the pbpG gene encoding D-alanyl-D-alanine endopeptidase precursor, whose translation MSFLSALLIIISSLSQQSLTIDDLSAPEAIKISYEGDIIEEPISLGMIIKAKSALVLDNQNNNIVFAKNPQEVSSIASLTKLMSNIIIWESITENKEGKELDTFLNKQCPLVKEEDKEARKISIYPGESAKIKDLIEVNLIASVNNATQSLANLVEKDILPEKKFVDLMNEKAKILKMTHTYFYEPTGLNPQNKSTAEDLAILTDYFFKIDNFKKISQMKSISFPIFNKTQTHYLYFKNTNELLDNFISVYGKTGYLEESGYCFAGKFEVNGNEYTIVLLGDPSSEERFQDIKALTWWVEKNQKAKI comes from the coding sequence ATGTCTTTTCTGTCCGCCCTCTTAATTATTATTTCTTCGCTTAGCCAACAGAGTTTAACTATAGATGATTTATCAGCGCCTGAAGCCATCAAAATTAGCTATGAGGGAGATATTATAGAAGAGCCCATTTCTTTGGGTATGATTATTAAAGCAAAAAGCGCTTTAGTTTTAGATAATCAGAATAATAATATTGTTTTCGCTAAAAATCCTCAAGAGGTTTCATCAATAGCCAGTTTAACAAAATTAATGAGCAATATTATCATTTGGGAGAGTATCACAGAAAATAAAGAGGGGAAAGAATTAGATACTTTTTTAAATAAACAATGTCCATTAGTTAAAGAAGAGGACAAAGAAGCCCGCAAAATATCAATTTATCCTGGCGAATCAGCCAAAATTAAAGATTTGATTGAAGTAAATTTGATTGCTTCGGTTAACAATGCTACCCAGTCTTTGGCTAATTTAGTTGAAAAGGATATATTGCCAGAAAAAAAATTTGTTGATTTAATGAACGAAAAAGCAAAAATATTAAAAATGACCCATACTTATTTTTACGAACCAACAGGACTTAATCCTCAAAACAAATCTACTGCTGAAGATTTGGCAATTTTAACCGATTATTTTTTTAAAATTGATAATTTCAAAAAAATTAGTCAAATGAAATCTATCAGCTTCCCGATTTTTAATAAAACACAAACCCATTATCTTTATTTTAAAAATACCAATGAATTATTAGATAATTTTATTTCTGTTTACGGCAAGACAGGTTATTTAGAAGAGAGTGGTTATTGTTTTGCCGGCAAATTTGAAGTTAATGGTAATGAATATACTATCGTTCTTCTGGGGGATCCTTCCTCAGAGGAGCGTTTTCAGGATATCAAAGCCTTAACTTGGTGGGTAGAAAAAAATCAAAAAGCAAAAATATAA